From Streptomonospora salina, the proteins below share one genomic window:
- the lepA gene encoding translation elongation factor 4: MPQPNRTDPALIRNFCIIAHIDHGKSTLADRMLQLTGIVENRQMRAQYLDRMDLERERGITIKSQAVRLPFAALDDTTYVLNLIDTPGHVDFTYEVSRSLAACEGAILLVDAAQGIEAQTLANLYLALEHDLTIIPVLNKIDLPAAMPDKYAAELAGIIGCDPSEVLRVSAKSGMGVEDLLNEIVTQVPPPVGDADAPARAMIFDSVYDTYRGVITYVRVVDGHLGTRQRIQMMSSGANHEMLEVGVISPEPTKVDGLSVGEVGYLITGVKDVRQSRVGDTVTSAHTGASQMLPGYQDPKPMVFSGLFPIDGSDYPVLRDALEKLQLNDAALAFEPENSGALGFGFRCGFLGLLHLEITRARLEREYGLDLISTAPNVIYRVFLEDATEYEVTNPSEFPEGKVAEVHEPIVKGTLLAPAEFVGPIMELCQARRGALQGMDYLSEDRVEMRYVLPLAEIVFDFFDQLKSRTKGFASLDYEPSGEQAADLVKVDILLQGEMVDAFSAIVHREKAYAYGVEMTKKLRELIPRQQFEVPVQAAIGSRVIARENIRAIRKDVLSKCYGGDISRKRKLLEKQKEGKRKMKTVGRVEVPQEAFISALSTDDAAATEKDAKKR; the protein is encoded by the coding sequence GTGCCTCAGCCGAACCGGACCGATCCCGCGCTGATCCGCAATTTCTGCATCATCGCGCACATCGACCATGGCAAGTCGACGCTGGCCGACCGCATGCTTCAGCTGACCGGCATCGTCGAGAACCGCCAGATGCGCGCGCAGTACCTCGACCGCATGGACCTCGAGCGCGAACGCGGTATCACCATCAAATCCCAGGCGGTGCGGCTGCCGTTCGCCGCGCTGGACGACACCACCTACGTCCTCAACCTCATCGACACCCCCGGCCACGTCGACTTCACCTACGAGGTGTCGCGTTCCCTGGCCGCCTGCGAAGGCGCGATTCTGCTGGTCGACGCCGCTCAGGGCATCGAGGCGCAGACGCTGGCCAACCTCTACCTGGCGCTCGAACACGACCTGACGATCATCCCGGTGCTGAACAAGATCGACCTGCCGGCGGCGATGCCCGACAAGTACGCCGCCGAGCTGGCCGGGATCATCGGCTGCGACCCGTCCGAGGTGCTGCGGGTCAGCGCCAAGTCGGGCATGGGGGTGGAGGATCTGCTCAACGAGATCGTGACGCAGGTCCCGCCGCCGGTCGGCGACGCCGACGCTCCGGCCCGCGCGATGATCTTCGATTCGGTCTACGACACCTACCGCGGGGTGATCACCTACGTCCGCGTGGTCGACGGCCACCTGGGCACGCGCCAGCGCATCCAGATGATGTCCTCCGGCGCCAACCACGAGATGCTGGAGGTGGGCGTCATCTCCCCCGAGCCCACCAAGGTCGACGGCCTGAGTGTGGGCGAGGTCGGCTACCTGATCACCGGTGTGAAGGACGTGCGCCAGTCGCGCGTCGGCGACACCGTGACGTCGGCGCACACCGGCGCCTCACAGATGCTTCCGGGGTATCAGGACCCCAAGCCCATGGTGTTCTCGGGGCTGTTCCCCATCGACGGCAGCGACTACCCGGTGCTGCGTGACGCGCTGGAGAAGCTTCAGCTCAACGACGCCGCACTGGCCTTCGAACCCGAGAACTCCGGTGCGCTGGGCTTCGGGTTCCGCTGCGGGTTCCTGGGGCTGCTGCACCTGGAGATCACCCGCGCCCGCCTGGAGCGCGAGTACGGCCTGGACCTGATCTCCACCGCGCCCAACGTGATCTACCGGGTGTTCCTGGAGGACGCCACCGAGTACGAGGTGACCAACCCCAGCGAATTCCCCGAAGGCAAGGTCGCCGAGGTGCACGAGCCCATCGTCAAGGGCACGCTGCTGGCCCCGGCGGAGTTCGTGGGCCCGATCATGGAGCTGTGCCAGGCCCGCCGGGGCGCCCTGCAGGGGATGGACTACCTGTCCGAGGACCGCGTGGAGATGCGCTACGTCCTGCCGCTGGCCGAGATCGTTTTCGACTTCTTCGACCAGCTCAAGTCGCGTACGAAGGGCTTCGCGTCGCTGGATTACGAGCCCTCCGGCGAGCAGGCCGCCGACCTCGTCAAGGTCGACATCCTGCTGCAGGGTGAGATGGTCGACGCCTTCTCGGCGATCGTGCACCGCGAAAAGGCCTACGCGTACGGCGTGGAGATGACCAAGAAGCTGCGCGAGCTCATCCCGCGCCAGCAGTTCGAGGTTCCGGTGCAGGCCGCGATCGGTTCGCGGGTGATCGCGCGCGAGAACATCCGCGCGATCCGCAAGGACGTGCTCTCCAAGTGCTACGGCGGCGACATCAGCCGCAAGCGCAAGCTGCTGGAGAAGCAGAAGGAGGGCAAACGCAAGATGAAGACGGTCGGCCGGGTGGAGGTTCCCCAGGAGGCGTTCATCTCCGCGCTGTCCACCGACGACGCCGCCGCTACGGAGAAGGACGCCAAAAAGCGCTGA
- a CDS encoding glycoside hydrolase family 13 protein — translation MPNPPENGTAPPPAAREWWRDAVIYQIYVRSFADSDGDGEGDLQGVRGRLPELASLGVDAVWLTPFYVSPLADGGYDVADYRDVDPRFGTLADFDALLARAHELGLRIIIDIVPNHTSSAHAWFREAVAAEPGDPARKRYIFRPGRGPDGDTPPNNWKSIFGGPAWTRLKRPDGTPEEWYLHLFDPEQPDLDWTAPEVHAEFEDVLRFWLDRGVDGFRIDVAHGMVKDPALPDLPEGQKADLLDGSTELPYFDQEGVHDIYRRWRGVAASYPGERALVAEAWVEDADRVARYLRPDELHQAFNFEFLTAGWDAAALRRVVDESLRANGAVGAPTTWVLSNHDVARHPTRFGGGERGMRRARAAALLTLALPGSAYLYQGEELGLPEVTDLPEDALQDPTWERSGHTDRGRDGCRVPLPWEGEQAPFGFGPQDSRPWLPVPATWADYRREVQRRDPDSVLALYAAALELRRTAIDRDAGLDWVEAGADALVFRRGGGFACAVNLGAAAVEIPAGILAPGARELLSSGPVRWERGAPVLPADTAVWLAPRQG, via the coding sequence ATGCCCAATCCGCCGGAGAACGGCACCGCACCGCCCCCCGCAGCCCGGGAGTGGTGGCGCGACGCCGTGATCTATCAGATCTACGTCCGCAGCTTCGCCGACTCCGACGGCGACGGCGAGGGCGACCTGCAAGGCGTGCGCGGCCGACTGCCCGAGCTCGCCTCGCTGGGCGTCGACGCGGTCTGGCTGACCCCCTTCTACGTCTCCCCGCTGGCCGACGGCGGCTACGACGTGGCCGACTACCGCGACGTCGACCCCCGCTTCGGCACGCTCGCCGACTTCGACGCCCTGCTCGCCCGGGCCCATGAACTCGGCCTGCGCATCATCATCGACATCGTGCCCAACCACACCTCCTCGGCCCACGCCTGGTTCCGCGAGGCCGTGGCCGCCGAGCCCGGCGACCCGGCGCGCAAGCGCTACATCTTCCGGCCCGGACGCGGACCCGACGGCGACACGCCGCCCAACAACTGGAAGTCGATCTTCGGGGGCCCCGCCTGGACCCGGCTGAAGCGGCCCGACGGGACGCCTGAAGAGTGGTATCTGCACCTGTTCGACCCCGAGCAGCCCGACCTGGACTGGACCGCCCCCGAGGTGCACGCCGAGTTCGAGGACGTGCTGCGCTTCTGGCTGGACCGCGGGGTCGACGGCTTCCGCATCGACGTGGCCCACGGCATGGTCAAGGACCCCGCGCTGCCCGACCTGCCCGAGGGCCAGAAGGCCGACCTGCTCGACGGCTCCACCGAACTGCCCTACTTCGACCAGGAGGGGGTGCACGACATCTACCGGCGCTGGCGCGGCGTCGCCGCCTCCTACCCCGGCGAGCGCGCCCTGGTGGCCGAGGCCTGGGTGGAGGACGCCGACCGGGTTGCGCGCTATCTGCGGCCCGACGAGCTGCACCAGGCGTTCAACTTCGAGTTCCTCACCGCCGGGTGGGACGCTGCCGCGCTGCGGCGGGTGGTCGACGAGTCGCTGCGGGCCAACGGCGCCGTGGGGGCGCCCACGACCTGGGTGCTGTCCAACCACGACGTGGCCCGCCACCCCACCCGTTTCGGCGGCGGCGAGCGCGGAATGCGGCGGGCGCGCGCGGCCGCGCTGCTCACACTGGCGCTTCCGGGATCGGCCTACCTCTACCAGGGCGAGGAGCTGGGCCTGCCCGAGGTCACCGACCTTCCCGAGGATGCGCTGCAGGACCCCACGTGGGAGCGCTCCGGGCACACCGATCGCGGACGCGACGGGTGCCGCGTTCCGCTGCCCTGGGAAGGCGAACAGGCGCCCTTCGGGTTCGGGCCGCAGGACAGCCGGCCGTGGCTGCCGGTTCCCGCGACGTGGGCCGACTACCGCCGCGAGGTGCAGCGGCGGGATCCCGACTCGGTGCTGGCGCTGTATGCGGCGGCGCTGGAGCTGCGGCGCACGGCGATCGATCGGGACGCCGGCCTGGACTGGGTGGAAGCCGGCGCCGACGCGCTGGTGTTCCGCCGGGGCGGCGGCTTCGCCTGCGCCGTCAATCTCGGCGCCGCGGCCGTGGAGATCCCCGCCGGCATCCTCGCCCCCGGGGCCCGGGAGCTGCTGTCCAGCGGCCCCGTCCGATGGGAGCGGGGCGCGCCGGTACTGCCGGCCGACACCGCGGTGTGGCTGGCGCCCCGGCAGGGCTGA
- a CDS encoding sugar ABC transporter permease, whose amino-acid sequence MTATAAPERAPTRRRTPSRRAVLWLQRTGWRHLVMLAFLVFALFPILFVVSAALNPLGTLSSSTLVPRAAGLQNFTELLGETRFGRWYGNSLLLALTNAAATVLLSAMAAYVFSRFRFRGRRLGLYGLLVIQMFPQFLAIVAIYLMFSTVSDYWPTFGFNTPWGLMLVYLGGALSINTWLMKGFFDTIPPALDESAKVDGATHAQAFFRIMLPLVTPVLAVVGLLVFIATVNEFLLASVFLRDPEVKTVAVGLYGMVADQRDANFGLFSAGTLLLAVPVLAVFWFLQRYIAEGLTSGAVKG is encoded by the coding sequence ATGACCGCAACCGCCGCGCCCGAGCGGGCGCCGACGCGACGGCGCACACCGTCGCGCCGCGCCGTGCTGTGGCTGCAGCGCACCGGGTGGCGCCACCTGGTGATGCTCGCTTTCCTGGTCTTCGCGCTGTTCCCGATCCTGTTCGTCGTCTCGGCGGCGCTGAACCCCCTGGGCACGCTCAGCAGCTCCACACTCGTCCCGCGGGCGGCCGGGCTGCAGAACTTCACCGAACTGCTCGGCGAGACCCGCTTCGGGCGCTGGTACGGCAACTCGCTGCTACTGGCGCTGACCAACGCCGCGGCCACGGTGCTGCTGTCGGCGATGGCGGCCTACGTCTTCAGCCGGTTCCGCTTCCGCGGGCGCCGGCTGGGGCTCTACGGGCTGCTGGTGATCCAGATGTTCCCGCAGTTCCTCGCCATCGTCGCGATCTACCTGATGTTCAGCACGGTCAGCGACTACTGGCCCACCTTCGGGTTCAACACCCCGTGGGGGCTGATGCTGGTCTATCTGGGCGGAGCGCTGAGCATCAACACGTGGCTGATGAAGGGATTCTTCGACACCATCCCGCCGGCGCTGGACGAATCGGCCAAGGTCGACGGCGCCACCCACGCCCAGGCGTTCTTCCGGATCATGCTGCCGCTGGTGACACCGGTCCTCGCGGTGGTGGGGCTGCTGGTGTTCATCGCCACCGTCAACGAGTTCCTGCTTGCGAGCGTGTTCCTGCGCGACCCCGAGGTCAAGACCGTCGCGGTGGGGTTGTACGGCATGGTCGCCGACCAGCGCGACGCCAACTTCGGCCTGTTCTCCGCGGGCACGCTGCTGCTGGCGGTACCGGTGCTGGCGGTGTTCTGGTTCCTGCAGCGCTACATCGCCGAGGGCCTGACCAGCGGGGCGGTCAAGGGCTGA
- a CDS encoding ABC transporter permease subunit translates to MASDRPDTAGAPGGAPARPRLPGGSLAPRGSATGQLAKIAVLGLTAAIALWAVFPLYAARQWTGVAAVAAVTALIFYVYLSKRAVPAKYLVPGTLFLIAFQIIPVLYTISTSMTNYSDGHRGTKEQAIDQIEASSVERTPDSTPYTLTVAARGSSSEGELVFLLTDPGGDAYAGDADGLQPLSGATADPSGKITDAPGYTVLPPGEANARSAEITGFAVPTGSGTGIRSSGLSSAFEGRSRLAYDADCDCITDTGDGRVYTADDDRGAFVTDGGERLPQGWQVNVGLANFARFVSDSDTRSSFLSILTWNVAFAAGTTAMVFVLGLGVALTLHTREPLAGRTAYRLLVVLPYAMPSFAMFLLWKSMFNADFGLVNRLLGLDVDWFGHPWSARAAVLIVNIWLGFPYMFLVATGALQSIPRELVQAARIDGAGAWQALRRVTLPLLMVSMAPILVATFAFNFNNFNAVWLTTEGGPFPTDSPLAGATDLLITYTYRLAFGVSGAQYGYAAALSVFIFLIVTVMSVVSLRRSASLEEVHR, encoded by the coding sequence GTGGCATCCGACCGTCCCGACACTGCGGGCGCCCCCGGAGGGGCGCCCGCACGCCCGCGCCTCCCCGGCGGCTCACTGGCCCCGCGCGGATCCGCGACCGGGCAACTCGCCAAAATCGCCGTACTCGGACTGACCGCGGCCATCGCCCTGTGGGCGGTGTTCCCCCTCTACGCCGCACGGCAGTGGACCGGCGTCGCGGCCGTCGCGGCCGTCACGGCGCTGATCTTCTACGTGTACCTGTCCAAGCGCGCCGTACCGGCCAAGTACCTGGTCCCGGGAACGCTGTTCCTGATCGCCTTCCAGATCATCCCGGTGCTCTACACGATCAGCACCTCGATGACCAACTACAGCGACGGCCACCGGGGAACCAAGGAACAGGCGATCGACCAGATCGAGGCCTCCTCGGTCGAGCGGACCCCCGACTCCACCCCCTACACCCTGACGGTGGCCGCGCGCGGCTCCTCGTCCGAGGGCGAGCTCGTGTTCCTGCTCACCGACCCCGGCGGCGACGCCTACGCCGGCGACGCCGACGGGCTGCAGCCGCTTTCCGGCGCCACCGCGGACCCCTCCGGCAAGATCACCGACGCCCCCGGCTACACCGTCCTGCCACCAGGCGAAGCCAACGCCCGCAGCGCGGAGATCACCGGCTTCGCCGTACCCACCGGGTCGGGGACCGGAATCCGCTCCAGCGGACTGTCCAGCGCCTTCGAAGGCCGCTCCCGGCTCGCCTACGACGCCGACTGCGACTGCATCACCGATACCGGCGACGGGCGCGTCTACACCGCCGACGACGACCGCGGAGCGTTCGTCACCGACGGAGGCGAGCGGCTCCCGCAGGGCTGGCAGGTCAACGTGGGCCTGGCCAACTTCGCGCGCTTCGTGTCCGACTCCGACACCCGCTCGTCCTTCCTGAGCATCCTCACCTGGAACGTCGCCTTCGCCGCCGGAACGACGGCGATGGTGTTCGTGCTCGGACTGGGCGTGGCGCTGACGCTGCACACCCGCGAGCCGCTCGCCGGGCGCACCGCCTACCGGTTGCTGGTGGTGCTGCCCTACGCCATGCCCTCCTTCGCGATGTTCCTGCTGTGGAAGTCGATGTTCAACGCCGACTTCGGCCTGGTGAACCGGCTCTTGGGACTGGACGTGGACTGGTTCGGCCACCCCTGGTCCGCCCGCGCCGCGGTGCTGATCGTCAACATCTGGCTGGGTTTCCCCTACATGTTCCTGGTCGCCACCGGCGCCCTGCAGTCGATCCCGCGCGAACTGGTGCAGGCGGCCCGCATCGACGGCGCCGGCGCCTGGCAGGCGCTGCGCCGGGTCACCCTCCCCCTGCTGATGGTGTCCATGGCGCCGATCCTCGTAGCCACGTTCGCGTTCAACTTCAACAACTTCAACGCGGTGTGGCTGACCACCGAGGGCGGGCCGTTCCCGACCGACAGCCCACTGGCGGGCGCGACCGACCTGCTGATCACCTACACCTACCGGCTGGCGTTCGGCGTCAGCGGCGCACAGTACGGCTACGCGGCCGCGCTGTCGGTGTTCATCTTCCTGATCGTCACCGTGATGTCGGTGGTCAGCCTACGCAGAAGCGCGTCCCTGGAGGAGGTTCACCGGTGA
- a CDS encoding helix-hairpin-helix domain-containing protein, producing MSPVLRSRRTPAHPSSTASAAAPDPDAVSALRRLQTLSDRCRGPVADDAAAPDPDPGPGPDQESAAPAPPAADAPPPPPCAAPSDAPQAPQRPGPPSEPPAADHAPLPAFSVPAPEPPPPPYAAGGTSPAAPPAGDADSGPRSPGAPHPGGPTAWGSPRTHDRQRHPGRHRRAADTAAADDADDADDADDRASQSGSTRRGRPDAPRGRHAAGTGGAPHHRTPDPAGPRRPGPHDGAEYTVAEPPPGYEEAAPDLLRRQRWSARIERLLPGLADQPRLGRPGLRALLAVCAAAAAVTAWLVLQARPDPQPPPALQAGASPGPASGGPADAPSASAASSGPAADVTVHVGGDVRSPGLLTLPAGSRVADALDEAGGATSDADPAALNLARPLVDGEQILVGAAAPAPAAPGAAPAGTAPHAPVDLNTATAEHLEGLPGVGPVLAERIISFRTENGGFASVDQLHDVSGIGEQRFADIAEQVRVAGVSE from the coding sequence ATGTCGCCTGTGCTCCGCTCCCGCCGCACTCCCGCCCACCCGTCGTCCACCGCGTCGGCGGCCGCGCCCGATCCCGACGCCGTCAGCGCACTGCGCCGCCTCCAGACCCTGTCGGACCGCTGCCGGGGCCCGGTCGCCGACGACGCAGCCGCTCCTGATCCTGACCCGGGGCCGGGGCCGGATCAGGAGTCCGCCGCGCCGGCTCCGCCGGCGGCGGACGCCCCTCCGCCACCGCCCTGCGCCGCACCGTCCGACGCCCCGCAGGCGCCGCAGCGCCCCGGGCCGCCGTCGGAGCCGCCCGCCGCCGACCACGCACCCCTTCCCGCGTTTTCCGTGCCCGCCCCGGAACCGCCGCCCCCGCCCTATGCGGCCGGCGGCACCTCCCCCGCCGCGCCTCCCGCCGGGGACGCGGACTCCGGTCCCCGCTCCCCCGGGGCGCCCCACCCCGGTGGCCCCACCGCGTGGGGCTCCCCACGCACGCACGACCGGCAGCGGCACCCCGGCCGGCACCGCCGCGCCGCCGACACCGCCGCCGCCGACGACGCCGACGACGCCGACGACGCCGACGACCGTGCCTCCCAGAGCGGTTCGACCCGGCGGGGTCGCCCGGACGCGCCGCGCGGCAGACACGCCGCCGGGACGGGCGGAGCGCCGCACCACCGCACCCCCGATCCGGCGGGCCCCCGGCGGCCGGGGCCACACGACGGCGCCGAGTACACGGTCGCCGAACCGCCGCCGGGCTACGAGGAAGCGGCACCCGACCTCCTGCGCCGGCAGCGCTGGTCGGCCCGGATCGAACGCCTCCTGCCCGGCCTCGCCGACCAGCCCCGCTTGGGGCGGCCCGGCTTGCGTGCGCTCCTCGCGGTGTGTGCGGCGGCAGCGGCCGTGACCGCGTGGCTGGTGCTGCAGGCCCGCCCCGACCCCCAGCCCCCGCCCGCCCTCCAGGCAGGGGCCTCGCCCGGTCCCGCGTCCGGCGGTCCGGCGGACGCGCCGTCCGCGTCCGCGGCGAGCTCCGGTCCGGCCGCGGACGTGACGGTGCACGTCGGCGGCGATGTCCGCTCCCCCGGTCTGCTCACCCTCCCGGCGGGGTCCCGGGTGGCCGACGCGCTCGACGAAGCCGGCGGCGCCACCTCCGACGCCGATCCCGCGGCCCTCAACCTGGCGCGGCCGCTGGTCGACGGCGAGCAGATCCTGGTCGGGGCGGCCGCCCCCGCGCCCGCTGCCCCGGGGGCGGCGCCCGCCGGCACCGCTCCGCACGCTCCCGTCGATCTCAACACCGCCACCGCAGAACATCTGGAAGGGCTCCCGGGTGTGGGGCCCGTTCTCGCCGAACGCATCATCTCCTTCCGCACCGAGAACGGCGGCTTCGCCTCGGTCGACCAGTTGCACGACGTCAGCGGGATCGGCGAGCAGCGCTTCGCCGACATCGCCGAACAGGTCCGGGTCGCCGGAGTGTCCGAGTGA
- the rpsT gene encoding 30S ribosomal protein S20: protein MANIKSTEKRIRQNEERRLRNQSVRSSLKTAIRKFRTAAASGNVEQAVVLQRAAARQLDKAASKGVIHRNQAANRKSAIAKRLEKLQGTN from the coding sequence ATGGCGAACATCAAGTCGACGGAGAAGCGCATCCGGCAGAACGAGGAGCGCCGACTGCGTAACCAGTCGGTCCGTTCCTCGCTGAAGACGGCGATCCGCAAGTTCCGCACGGCCGCCGCCTCCGGCAATGTCGAGCAGGCCGTCGTCCTGCAGCGCGCGGCTGCGCGTCAGCTCGACAAGGCGGCGAGCAAGGGCGTCATCCACAGGAACCAGGCGGCCAACCGCAAGAGCGCCATCGCCAAGCGGCTGGAGAAGCTGCAGGGCACGAACTGA
- a CDS encoding sugar ABC transporter substrate-binding protein, translated as MRIRSAGLAAGTAALALTAACGGGGEGAEQPQGSMVIWADPERTDALQTFADEFGEANGLDVEVREVATDTIQSDFVTAHEGGSGPDVVVGAHDWIGNLVQNGAVDPVQLPQDKVDALNEVAVDAVTYDGQLYGVPYAMENLALIRNTELAPEAPESVEELAETGAQLKEDGEVEETLGLQVSQTGDPYHMQPFYSSAGGYLFGTDDQGNADPSDLGVGTPESVDAFEKIAEFGEEGENAFKRSIDGDNVGNLFTQGKTPYFVTGPWSLASVQEAGVDYDISPVPGFEDGGDAVPFVGVQAFFVASGSENKVLAEEFVTNYVADPELSTALYEADPRPPALTAVSDELSQDDPDIGTFIDAGSGGRPMPAIPEMDAIWDPFGKAQAAVIGGADPQQAVDSAAETISEEIG; from the coding sequence ATGAGAATCCGCAGCGCCGGCCTCGCCGCCGGAACCGCCGCCCTCGCGCTCACGGCAGCGTGCGGAGGCGGCGGCGAAGGAGCCGAACAGCCTCAGGGCAGCATGGTCATCTGGGCCGACCCCGAACGCACCGACGCCCTCCAGACCTTCGCCGACGAGTTCGGCGAAGCCAACGGACTCGACGTGGAGGTCCGCGAGGTCGCCACCGACACCATCCAGTCCGACTTCGTCACCGCCCACGAGGGCGGCTCGGGCCCCGACGTCGTCGTCGGCGCCCACGACTGGATCGGCAACCTGGTGCAGAACGGCGCCGTCGACCCCGTCCAGCTGCCTCAGGACAAGGTCGACGCCCTCAACGAGGTCGCCGTCGACGCCGTCACCTACGACGGCCAGCTCTACGGCGTCCCCTACGCCATGGAGAACCTGGCGCTGATCCGCAACACCGAGCTCGCCCCCGAGGCTCCCGAATCCGTGGAGGAGCTCGCCGAGACGGGGGCGCAGCTCAAGGAGGACGGCGAGGTCGAGGAGACCCTCGGCCTGCAGGTCAGCCAAACGGGCGACCCTTACCACATGCAGCCGTTCTACAGCTCGGCCGGCGGCTACCTCTTCGGCACCGACGACCAGGGCAACGCCGACCCCTCCGACCTGGGCGTGGGCACGCCCGAGTCCGTCGACGCCTTCGAGAAGATCGCCGAGTTCGGCGAGGAGGGCGAGAACGCGTTCAAGCGCTCCATCGACGGCGACAACGTCGGCAACCTGTTCACCCAGGGCAAGACCCCCTACTTCGTCACCGGCCCCTGGTCGCTGGCCTCGGTGCAGGAAGCCGGCGTCGACTACGACATCTCCCCCGTCCCCGGCTTCGAGGACGGCGGGGACGCGGTGCCCTTCGTCGGCGTGCAGGCGTTCTTCGTCGCCTCCGGGAGCGAGAACAAGGTGCTGGCCGAAGAGTTCGTCACCAACTACGTCGCCGACCCCGAACTGTCCACCGCGCTCTACGAAGCCGACCCGCGCCCGCCCGCGCTGACGGCGGTCTCCGACGAACTCAGCCAGGACGACCCCGACATCGGCACGTTCATCGACGCCGGCTCCGGCGGCCGCCCCATGCCGGCCATCCCCGAGATGGACGCCATCTGGGACCCCTTCGGCAAGGCCCAGGCCGCGGTGATCGGCGGCGCCGATCCCCAGCAGGCCGTGGACTCGGCCGCCGAGACGATCAGCGAAGAGATCGGCTGA